The proteins below come from a single Vibrio natriegens NBRC 15636 = ATCC 14048 = DSM 759 genomic window:
- a CDS encoding lipid asymmetry maintenance protein MlaB: MAQSHAQWNFTTNNLKLSGALDRDSVPSLWAHALQWKPSQAEIECSLEDVVRVDSAGMVMLIHLIEHAKKQNCHIMLSFVPAQLRTLFQLSNVESLVDKHIQNYQG, encoded by the coding sequence ATGGCGCAGTCTCACGCTCAGTGGAACTTTACCACGAATAACCTGAAGCTCTCTGGAGCGCTGGACAGAGATTCAGTGCCTTCATTGTGGGCACATGCTCTGCAATGGAAGCCTTCTCAAGCGGAGATTGAGTGTTCGCTAGAAGATGTGGTGCGAGTCGACTCTGCGGGAATGGTGATGCTAATTCACTTAATAGAGCATGCAAAAAAGCAAAACTGTCATATAATGCTCAGTTTCGTGCCCGCGCAACTGCGCACTCTGTTTCAACTAAGTAACGTTGAATCGTTAGTGGACAAACACATACAGAATTATCAGGGGTAA
- the ibaG gene encoding BolA family iron metabolism protein IbaG: MDSAKVQQLLEEALNLQEVHVKGEGSHYEVVAVDACFEGMSRVKKQQLIYGPLMDYIQRNDIHALSIKAFTPEEWARDKKLMSL, translated from the coding sequence GTGGACAGCGCAAAAGTACAACAGTTATTAGAAGAAGCACTAAACCTTCAAGAAGTGCATGTGAAAGGTGAAGGTAGCCACTATGAAGTGGTTGCTGTTGATGCTTGCTTTGAGGGAATGAGCCGCGTCAAGAAGCAACAATTAATTTATGGTCCTCTGATGGATTACATCCAGCGTAATGACATTCATGCATTATCAATTAAAGCGTTCACACCAGAAGAGTGGGCTCGTGATAAGAAACTGATGTCGCTTTAA
- the mlaF gene encoding phospholipid ABC transporter ATP-binding protein MlaF: MSNNDLVTVNNLTFSRGNRTIFDGIDLHVPEGKVTAIMGPSGIGKTTLLRLIGGQLYPEQGEIWFDGDNIPTLSRKKLYHARKKMSMLFQSGALFTDLNVFDNVAFPLREHTNLSEELIRTMVLLKLEAVGLRGAAQLMPSELSGGMARRAALARAIALDPDLIMYDEPFVGQDPITMGVLVELISNLNQALGLTSIVVSHDVPEVMSIADWVYLLANGKIIAFGTPDDLRKNPDPRVQQFLQGDADGPVPFSYPSQSIEKDLFDGR; the protein is encoded by the coding sequence ATGTCGAACAACGATTTAGTCACCGTTAACAATCTCACTTTTTCACGCGGAAATCGCACGATCTTTGATGGTATCGATCTGCACGTTCCTGAAGGTAAAGTGACCGCAATTATGGGGCCATCGGGAATCGGTAAGACCACGCTGTTACGCTTGATCGGCGGTCAGTTGTATCCCGAACAAGGCGAGATCTGGTTTGATGGCGATAACATTCCAACCCTGTCACGCAAAAAACTTTATCATGCTCGTAAAAAGATGAGCATGTTGTTCCAGTCTGGCGCTTTGTTCACAGATTTGAATGTATTTGATAATGTGGCTTTTCCTCTCCGTGAACACACCAATCTTTCAGAAGAGTTGATTCGTACAATGGTACTGCTCAAGCTCGAAGCGGTTGGTTTACGCGGCGCGGCTCAGTTAATGCCAAGCGAACTCTCTGGTGGTATGGCACGTCGCGCAGCACTGGCCAGAGCGATAGCGCTCGATCCTGATTTAATCATGTATGACGAGCCATTTGTTGGACAAGACCCCATCACTATGGGCGTGTTGGTCGAACTGATCAGCAACCTGAACCAAGCTTTGGGTTTGACCTCTATCGTCGTTTCTCACGATGTGCCAGAAGTCATGAGTATTGCCGATTGGGTTTACTTACTTGCCAACGGTAAGATCATCGCTTTTGGTACACCAGATGATCTAAGAAAGAATCCTGATCCGCGTGTGCAGCAGTTCTTACAGGGCGATGCAGATGGCCCTGTGCCGTTTAGCTACCCTTCTCAAAGTATCGAAAAGGATTTATTTGATGGTCGATAG
- a CDS encoding 1-acylglycerol-3-phosphate O-acyltransferase: protein MIALLRVFAIAIFAIVMFIGGCGYCLLSPRNPKHVFTFGRLFAKMSRVFGVKLELRLPEDAYSRGQHIYIANHQNNWDMFTVSAAVTPKVVTVGKKSLAWMPLFGQLYWLTGNILIDRANRSKAKGTIDQVVKSMKESDVSVWMFPEGTRSRGRGLLPFKTGAFHAAIGAGVPIIPIVCSSTDKLKLNRWNNGHVIVEMMPPVSTEGCTKEGIRELANTCREQMKEKLQELDEEVKQRNAA from the coding sequence ATGATTGCACTGTTACGTGTGTTTGCTATCGCAATTTTCGCTATTGTGATGTTTATTGGTGGTTGTGGTTACTGCCTGTTAAGTCCACGAAACCCTAAACACGTATTCACCTTTGGCCGTCTGTTTGCCAAGATGTCGCGTGTTTTTGGGGTTAAACTTGAACTACGTCTTCCCGAAGATGCTTACTCGCGTGGTCAGCACATTTACATTGCAAACCACCAAAACAACTGGGACATGTTTACGGTTTCTGCGGCGGTAACACCAAAAGTGGTCACGGTGGGTAAAAAGAGCCTGGCGTGGATGCCACTGTTTGGCCAGCTTTACTGGTTGACGGGTAATATTCTGATTGACCGTGCGAACCGCTCAAAAGCGAAAGGCACGATTGATCAAGTGGTTAAGAGCATGAAAGAGAGTGATGTGTCGGTTTGGATGTTCCCAGAAGGTACGCGTTCTCGTGGTCGTGGTTTACTGCCATTTAAGACAGGTGCATTTCACGCAGCAATTGGTGCGGGCGTGCCAATTATCCCTATCGTTTGTAGTTCAACTGATAAGCTCAAGCTGAACCGCTGGAATAACGGTCATGTCATTGTGGAAATGATGCCACCAGTTAGCACAGAAGGTTGTACTAAAGAAGGGATTCGTGAGTTAGCGAACACTTGTCGTGAGCAGATGAAAGAGAAGCTGCAAGAGTTGGATGAAGAAGTTAAACAGCGTAACGCCGCTTAA
- the kdsD gene encoding arabinose-5-phosphate isomerase KdsD, whose product MSRQFDFRAAAKQVLDIEVAALQELDKYFDDQFEQACEMILSNSGKVVIMGMGKSGHIGNKIAATLASTGTSAFFVHPGEASHGDLGMISAGDIVIAISNSGESHEILSLFPVLKRLNIKIISMTGKPESNMAQLSDLHLQITVPQEACPLGLAPTSSTTATLVMGDALAVALLQARGFSAEDFALSHPGGALGRKLLLKLSDIMHFGNALPKVSPDSLIRDALLEISEKGLGMTAIVDEHDAMLGIFTDGDLRRTLDKRIDIHTTAIGEVMTQSPTTAHPDMLAVEGLNLMQSKNINALILCNNGKVVGALNMHDLLKAGVM is encoded by the coding sequence ATGTCCCGTCAATTTGATTTTCGCGCTGCTGCAAAGCAAGTTCTTGATATCGAAGTTGCCGCTCTGCAAGAGCTGGATAAATACTTTGATGACCAATTTGAACAAGCTTGCGAAATGATACTTTCCAATAGCGGAAAAGTGGTCATCATGGGCATGGGCAAATCAGGCCACATTGGAAATAAAATTGCGGCGACGCTTGCAAGTACAGGGACTTCGGCGTTTTTTGTTCATCCGGGTGAAGCTTCGCATGGTGACTTAGGTATGATCAGCGCCGGAGACATTGTGATTGCCATTTCAAACTCCGGTGAATCTCATGAGATCCTGTCTCTGTTCCCGGTATTGAAACGCTTGAACATCAAGATCATCAGCATGACGGGCAAGCCAGAATCGAACATGGCGCAACTTTCAGATTTGCACTTACAGATCACGGTACCACAAGAAGCCTGCCCTCTTGGTTTGGCACCAACCAGCAGTACAACAGCAACGTTAGTCATGGGCGATGCCTTGGCGGTTGCGCTGCTTCAGGCTCGTGGATTCTCCGCTGAAGATTTCGCGCTATCACACCCTGGTGGCGCTTTAGGAAGAAAACTGCTGCTTAAGTTGTCTGATATTATGCATTTTGGAAATGCTCTGCCAAAAGTCTCTCCTGATTCGCTGATTCGCGACGCACTTCTGGAGATTTCTGAAAAAGGACTGGGTATGACCGCCATTGTCGATGAGCACGATGCTATGCTTGGTATATTCACTGATGGCGACTTACGCAGAACTTTAGACAAGCGTATTGATATTCATACAACCGCCATTGGCGAAGTGATGACGCAAAGCCCAACAACTGCGCATCCGGACATGCTTGCAGTTGAAGGTCTCAACCTAATGCAAAGCAAAAATATCAATGCGCTGATTTTATGTAATAACGGTAAAGTGGTCGGTGCACTTAATATGCATGATTTACTAAAAGCGGGTGTGATGTAA
- the pyrI gene encoding aspartate carbamoyltransferase regulatory subunit codes for MAKETQLQVEAIKNGTVIDHIPAQIGIKVLKLFDMHNSSQRVTIGLNLPSSALGHKDLLKIENVFINEEQASKLALYAPHATVNQIENYEVVKKLALELPERINDVFECPNTNCISHNEPVESSFKVFEKKEEIRLKCKYCEKVFSREIVTER; via the coding sequence ATGGCTAAAGAAACTCAATTGCAGGTAGAAGCAATCAAAAACGGTACCGTAATCGACCACATTCCAGCACAAATCGGCATCAAAGTACTGAAGTTGTTCGATATGCATAACTCGTCTCAGCGAGTGACCATCGGCCTTAATTTGCCGTCGTCAGCGCTAGGTCATAAAGACCTGCTGAAAATTGAAAATGTCTTCATCAACGAAGAGCAGGCGAGTAAGTTGGCACTGTATGCACCACACGCAACCGTGAACCAAATCGAAAACTACGAAGTAGTGAAAAAGCTGGCGCTAGAGCTTCCAGAAAGAATCAACGACGTATTTGAATGTCCAAATACAAACTGTATTTCTCACAACGAGCCAGTAGAGAGCAGCTTCAAGGTATTTGAGAAGAAAGAAGAGATTCGCCTGAAGTGTAAATACTGTGAAAAAGTGTTCTCAAGAGAGATCGTTACTGAGCGATAA
- the mlaD gene encoding outer membrane lipid asymmetry maintenance protein MlaD: MQQTRKTELWVGSFVLAGICAILVMIFQVADVKSMGSGDTYTLKAEFDNIGSLKVRSPVKVGGVVIGRVSDITLNPDNLLPEVSLSINSQYNQFPETSSVQILTSGLIGEQYIGLVPGFVFDDEVMLVDGDTIEDTKSALVLEDLIGQVLYSVGGSDDSSKE; encoded by the coding sequence ATGCAACAAACACGTAAAACAGAATTATGGGTTGGCAGCTTTGTATTAGCGGGAATTTGCGCGATTCTTGTGATGATTTTTCAAGTTGCTGACGTAAAAAGTATGGGCTCTGGTGATACTTACACCCTCAAAGCCGAGTTTGATAATATTGGTAGTTTGAAAGTCCGCTCACCAGTCAAGGTAGGTGGCGTTGTAATTGGTCGAGTGAGTGATATTACTCTCAACCCAGACAACCTGTTGCCAGAAGTCAGTTTATCGATCAATAGCCAATACAATCAGTTCCCTGAAACATCGAGTGTTCAGATTCTGACATCGGGACTGATCGGTGAGCAATACATTGGCTTAGTACCTGGCTTCGTTTTTGATGACGAAGTGATGTTGGTTGACGGCGATACCATCGAAGACACGAAATCTGCTTTAGTACTTGAAGACTTAATTGGTCAGGTGCTTTACAGCGTGGGTGGCTCAGACGATTCAAGTAAGGAATAA
- a CDS encoding RidA family protein: MTKVLHTESAPAAIGPYVQGVDLGNMVLTSGQIPVNPATGEVSADIAEQARQSLDNVKAVVEASGLKVTDIVKMTVFVKDLNDFGTVNEVYGKFFDEHQVANYPARSCVEVARLPKDVGIEIEAIAVRK, from the coding sequence ATGACAAAAGTACTTCACACGGAATCAGCACCAGCAGCAATCGGCCCTTACGTACAAGGCGTAGATCTTGGCAACATGGTTCTTACTTCTGGCCAAATCCCTGTTAACCCTGCAACAGGTGAAGTATCTGCGGATATCGCAGAACAAGCGCGTCAGTCTCTAGACAACGTAAAAGCTGTTGTAGAAGCTTCTGGCCTTAAAGTGACGGATATCGTGAAAATGACGGTTTTCGTTAAAGACCTGAACGACTTCGGCACAGTTAACGAAGTGTACGGCAAATTCTTCGACGAGCACCAAGTAGCAAACTACCCTGCTCGCTCTTGTGTTGAAGTTGCTCGCCTGCCTAAAGATGTTGGTATCGAAATCGAAGCTATCGCGGTTCGCAAATAA
- the mlaE gene encoding lipid asymmetry maintenance ABC transporter permease subunit MlaE, with product MVDSFIQFVASLGRRTLSICEAFGRATLMLLGALLSKPQPTKGFPLLIKQLYSVGVQSLAIIVVSGLFIGMVLSLQGYVVLVDYGAEGSLGQMVALSLLRELGPVVTALLFAGRAGSALTAEIGLMKATEQLSSLEMMAVDPLKRVIAPRFWAGAISMPLLAMIFMAVGIWGAQLVGVDWKGVDHGSFWAAMQSSVELGQDIGNSMIKCFAFAITVTWIALFNGYDAIPTSEGISRATTRTVVHSSLAVLGLDFVLTALMFGN from the coding sequence ATGGTCGATAGCTTTATTCAATTTGTCGCCTCATTAGGTCGACGCACATTATCCATCTGTGAAGCTTTTGGCCGTGCAACGTTAATGTTGTTGGGGGCTTTGTTATCAAAGCCTCAACCGACGAAGGGCTTTCCTTTACTCATCAAACAGCTTTACTCCGTAGGTGTTCAGTCTCTGGCGATTATTGTCGTATCGGGCTTGTTTATCGGTATGGTATTGAGTCTGCAAGGTTATGTTGTACTGGTGGATTACGGCGCAGAAGGCAGCCTTGGCCAAATGGTTGCGCTTTCTTTGCTGCGTGAACTTGGTCCTGTGGTCACTGCACTGCTGTTTGCCGGACGTGCTGGTTCTGCCTTAACCGCAGAAATCGGTTTGATGAAAGCGACGGAACAGCTTTCCAGCTTGGAAATGATGGCGGTGGATCCGTTGAAGCGAGTGATTGCACCACGCTTTTGGGCTGGCGCAATCTCGATGCCTTTGCTAGCAATGATCTTCATGGCGGTCGGTATCTGGGGAGCTCAGCTTGTCGGCGTTGACTGGAAAGGGGTCGACCACGGCAGTTTTTGGGCGGCGATGCAATCTTCTGTCGAACTGGGGCAGGACATTGGCAACAGTATGATCAAATGCTTTGCGTTTGCGATTACCGTTACTTGGATCGCTCTGTTTAATGGCTACGATGCGATTCCGACTTCGGAAGGGATCAGCCGAGCAACTACACGCACTGTTGTGCATTCTTCTTTAGCAGTACTGGGGCTAGACTTTGTACTGACAGCATTGATGTTTGGGAATTAA
- a CDS encoding phospholipid-binding protein MlaC: MLKRLLLSVVAVFAAFNLNAAEVDKTQPYQMMKQVSEVTFDRLKAEQPKIKQDPNHLKVVVEEELMPYVNYRYAALKLLGPNLKGTKREDVLEFIDAFHGYLIASYAQVLTQYSDQKIEFGPEPKLDPSDRITSVKVDIIDAPRPNIKLEFKLRKDNKTSEWEAFDMIAEGISLLSSKQSEWNSKIRQDGILAVAKDLEKLAAEPIRFEAKK; encoded by the coding sequence ATGTTGAAGAGATTACTACTTTCAGTTGTCGCGGTTTTCGCAGCTTTTAACTTGAATGCGGCAGAAGTTGATAAAACACAGCCTTATCAAATGATGAAGCAAGTGTCAGAAGTTACGTTTGACCGCTTAAAAGCGGAGCAGCCAAAAATTAAACAAGATCCCAACCATCTTAAAGTGGTTGTGGAAGAAGAGTTGATGCCTTACGTCAACTACCGTTACGCCGCATTAAAATTGTTAGGTCCAAACCTCAAAGGGACTAAACGGGAAGATGTGCTCGAGTTTATTGATGCGTTTCATGGCTACCTGATTGCGTCTTACGCGCAAGTGCTGACTCAGTACAGCGATCAGAAAATTGAGTTTGGCCCGGAGCCAAAACTTGATCCATCTGATCGAATTACGAGTGTTAAAGTCGATATCATTGATGCTCCGCGTCCTAACATCAAGCTAGAATTTAAACTGCGTAAAGATAACAAAACCAGTGAATGGGAAGCGTTCGATATGATTGCTGAAGGCATAAGCCTGTTATCAAGCAAGCAGTCGGAGTGGAACTCGAAAATTCGCCAGGATGGTATTTTGGCAGTAGCGAAGGATCTTGAGAAATTGGCGGCGGAACCGATTCGTTTTGAGGCGAAAAAGTAA
- the pyrB gene encoding aspartate carbamoyltransferase, which produces MANSLYQKHIISIPELSREELELIVATAGSLKKEPQPELIKNKVVASCFFEPSTRTRLSFETAIQRVGGDVIGFDNDGNTSLAKKGETLSDSVQVISSYVDAFVMRHPQEGAARLASEFSNGVPVINAGDGANQHPTQTLLDLYTIAETQGRLDNLNVAFVGDLKYGRTVHSLTQALAKFNNIRFFFIAPEALAMPDYLCEELDEAGIEYTLLTDMETVIPELDVLYMTRVQKERFDESEYAHIKSAYILTAAMLEGARENLKVLHPLPRVDEITTDVDKTPHAYYFQQAQNGVYARQALLALVLNETL; this is translated from the coding sequence ATGGCGAACTCGCTTTACCAGAAGCACATCATCTCTATTCCAGAGCTTTCACGTGAAGAGCTGGAACTTATTGTCGCAACCGCAGGTAGCCTGAAAAAGGAACCTCAACCAGAACTGATTAAAAATAAAGTCGTTGCGAGCTGTTTCTTTGAGCCATCAACACGCACACGTCTGTCGTTTGAGACGGCAATTCAACGTGTGGGCGGCGACGTCATTGGTTTTGATAACGATGGAAATACTTCTTTGGCGAAGAAAGGCGAAACCCTTTCTGATTCCGTACAAGTCATCTCTTCGTATGTAGACGCTTTCGTGATGCGTCACCCTCAGGAAGGTGCTGCACGTCTGGCGTCTGAGTTTTCAAACGGCGTACCGGTGATTAACGCAGGTGACGGTGCAAACCAGCATCCAACTCAAACTCTGCTAGACCTTTACACCATCGCTGAAACGCAAGGCCGCTTAGATAACCTTAATGTGGCATTCGTTGGTGACTTAAAATACGGTCGCACCGTTCACTCACTGACTCAGGCTCTGGCGAAGTTCAATAACATCCGCTTCTTCTTTATCGCTCCTGAAGCACTGGCAATGCCTGACTACCTTTGTGAAGAACTGGATGAAGCGGGTATTGAATACACCCTGCTCACTGACATGGAAACCGTCATTCCTGAGCTTGATGTCCTGTACATGACCCGCGTACAGAAAGAGCGTTTTGATGAGTCAGAATACGCACACATCAAATCCGCTTACATCCTGACAGCCGCAATGTTAGAAGGTGCGCGCGAAAACCTTAAAGTACTGCACCCTCTACCACGTGTAGATGAAATCACAACGGATGTTGATAAAACACCGCACGCTTACTACTTCCAGCAGGCTCAAAACGGCGTATACGCCCGTCAGGCTTTGTTGGCGCTAGTTCTTAACGAAACACTGTAA
- a CDS encoding calcium/sodium antiporter, with protein MLEAVALLIVGLVLLVWSADKLVFGSAAIARNVGISPLVIGMTILAMGSSAPEMMVSATAALDGKTDTAVGNVLGSNIANIALILGITALIKPLSISSGVIRRELPLMIAVTLLAGVILWNNHLGFYEGALLFVLFGAFLFVMLQISRKEQKSGDAFLDDQESEIPEGVSNSKAAIWVVLGLVLLPVSANILVDNAVIIAKHFGMSDLVIGLTIIAIGTSLPELAASLAGVLKGEDDMAVGNIIGSNVFNILAVMGIPGIINPSMLSEYAMGRDFWVMLGVSLLLVAMCLGRSRSINRVEGAVLFVCFIGYQVYLFANMTA; from the coding sequence ATGCTCGAAGCCGTAGCGTTGCTTATCGTCGGTCTTGTTTTACTTGTCTGGAGTGCAGATAAACTTGTTTTTGGTTCTGCAGCCATAGCCCGCAACGTTGGCATTTCACCTCTTGTGATTGGTATGACAATCCTGGCTATGGGCTCCTCAGCCCCTGAAATGATGGTTTCTGCTACCGCAGCCCTGGATGGAAAGACCGACACCGCAGTTGGTAACGTTCTGGGTTCTAACATTGCGAATATTGCATTAATTCTGGGGATCACGGCGCTGATTAAGCCCCTTTCGATCAGTTCAGGAGTTATTCGTCGTGAACTGCCTTTGATGATAGCAGTCACATTACTTGCCGGTGTAATTCTTTGGAATAACCACCTCGGCTTTTACGAAGGTGCCCTTCTGTTTGTGCTGTTTGGTGCATTTTTATTTGTGATGTTGCAGATCAGCCGCAAAGAGCAAAAATCGGGTGACGCATTCCTCGATGATCAGGAATCGGAAATCCCTGAAGGTGTAAGCAACTCAAAAGCCGCAATCTGGGTAGTACTAGGGTTAGTATTACTGCCTGTGTCAGCGAACATTTTGGTGGATAACGCGGTTATCATTGCTAAGCATTTTGGCATGAGCGATCTCGTGATCGGCTTAACCATCATCGCTATTGGTACCAGTCTGCCAGAGCTTGCCGCTTCTCTTGCTGGGGTACTCAAAGGTGAAGACGACATGGCAGTGGGTAACATCATTGGCTCGAACGTATTCAATATTCTCGCGGTAATGGGCATCCCTGGCATCATCAATCCATCCATGTTAAGTGAGTACGCAATGGGTCGTGACTTCTGGGTCATGCTGGGCGTTTCGCTATTGCTGGTTGCAATGTGTTTGGGAAGATCTCGCAGCATTAACCGTGTGGAAGGCGCTGTTCTTTTTGTTTGCTTCATTGGCTACCAAGTTTACCTGTTCGCGAACATGACCGCTTAA
- the murA gene encoding UDP-N-acetylglucosamine 1-carboxyvinyltransferase, with protein sequence MEKFRVIGSDKPLVGEVTISGAKNAALPILFASILAEESVEVANVPHLRDIDTTMELLKRLGAKVDRNGSVHVDPSSINEYCAPYDLVKTMRASIWALGPLVARFGQGQVSLPGGCAIGARPVDLHITGLEQLGATITLEDGYVKAEVDGRLKGAHIVMDKVSVGATITIMCAATLAEGKTTLDNAAREPEIVDTAEFLNKLGAKITGAGTDTITIEGVERLGGCKHSVVADRIETGTFLVAAAVSGGKVVCRNTNAHLLEAVLSKLEEAGALVETGEDWISVDMTDRELKAVTVRTAPHPGFPTDMQAQFTLLNMMAKGGGVITETIFENRFMHVPELMRMGAKAEIEGNTVICGDVESLSAAQVMATDLRASASLVIAGCIAKGETIVDRIYHIDRGYDKIENKLAALGANIERVSVTS encoded by the coding sequence ATGGAAAAGTTTCGAGTTATTGGGTCAGACAAACCGTTAGTCGGTGAAGTGACCATTTCAGGTGCAAAAAACGCAGCACTGCCGATTTTATTTGCGTCTATTTTGGCTGAAGAGTCAGTAGAAGTGGCTAACGTACCACACCTTCGTGATATTGATACAACCATGGAATTACTTAAGCGTTTAGGCGCTAAAGTAGACCGTAACGGTTCGGTTCACGTCGATCCAAGCAGCATCAATGAATACTGTGCCCCTTACGACTTGGTGAAAACCATGCGTGCTTCAATCTGGGCTTTAGGCCCTCTAGTTGCGCGTTTTGGCCAAGGTCAGGTTTCTTTACCTGGTGGTTGTGCGATTGGTGCTCGTCCGGTTGATCTACACATTACTGGTCTAGAACAATTAGGCGCAACTATCACTTTAGAAGATGGTTACGTAAAAGCAGAAGTCGATGGTCGCCTGAAGGGCGCGCATATCGTGATGGATAAAGTGAGCGTAGGCGCCACTATTACTATTATGTGTGCGGCGACACTTGCTGAAGGCAAAACCACACTAGACAATGCTGCTCGTGAACCTGAGATTGTGGACACGGCGGAGTTCCTAAACAAACTGGGTGCAAAAATCACTGGTGCTGGTACAGATACCATCACGATTGAAGGTGTTGAGCGTCTTGGCGGTTGTAAGCACAGTGTTGTTGCTGACCGTATTGAAACGGGAACATTCCTCGTTGCTGCAGCGGTATCTGGCGGTAAAGTTGTATGTCGCAATACCAACGCACATTTGCTTGAAGCAGTACTCTCGAAACTTGAAGAAGCAGGTGCTTTGGTAGAAACCGGTGAAGACTGGATTTCTGTTGATATGACCGATCGTGAGCTAAAAGCCGTGACTGTCCGTACTGCCCCTCACCCGGGTTTCCCAACCGACATGCAAGCGCAATTCACGCTATTGAACATGATGGCGAAAGGCGGCGGCGTAATCACGGAAACCATTTTTGAAAACCGTTTTATGCACGTTCCTGAACTGATGCGTATGGGCGCTAAAGCTGAGATCGAAGGCAACACGGTTATCTGTGGTGACGTTGAATCTTTGAGCGCAGCACAAGTAATGGCAACAGATTTACGTGCTTCTGCAAGTCTGGTTATTGCAGGTTGTATTGCGAAAGGCGAAACCATCGTCGATCGTATCTACCACATCGACCGTGGTTACGACAAAATTGAAAATAAACTGGCTGCACTTGGCGCAAATATTGAGCGCGTGAGCGTGACAAGTTAA
- a CDS encoding ornithine carbamoyltransferase, with protein MAFNLRNRNFLKLLDFSTKEIQFLLELSAELKKAKYAGTEQKKLQGKNIALIFEKSSTRTRCAFEVAAFDQGAQVSYIGPSGSQIGHKESMKDTARVLGRMYDGIEYRGFGQAIVEDLGAYAGVPVWNGLTDEFHPTQILADFLTMQEHGRGKKLHDITFAYLGDARNNMGNSLMVGAAKMGMDIRLIAPKAFWPEEELVATCQEIAQQTGAKITLTESVEEGVKGCDFLYTDVWVSMGESAEAWDERVALMKPYQINMDVIKQTGNPHVKFMHCLPAFHNDETTVGKEVAEKYGMKGLEVTEDVFESEYSIVFDEAENRMHTIKAVMVATLGS; from the coding sequence ATGGCTTTCAATTTACGAAATCGCAACTTTTTGAAGCTGTTGGATTTCTCAACCAAAGAAATCCAGTTCTTGCTCGAACTGTCTGCAGAGCTAAAAAAAGCGAAATATGCAGGAACAGAGCAGAAGAAACTCCAAGGTAAAAACATTGCACTCATCTTTGAGAAATCTTCTACTCGAACCCGATGTGCGTTCGAAGTTGCGGCCTTTGATCAGGGCGCTCAGGTCTCATATATTGGTCCTTCTGGCTCACAAATCGGCCACAAAGAATCGATGAAAGATACCGCGCGTGTATTGGGCCGTATGTATGATGGTATCGAATACCGTGGTTTTGGTCAGGCGATCGTGGAAGATCTCGGTGCTTACGCAGGCGTTCCAGTCTGGAATGGTCTAACCGATGAATTCCATCCGACGCAAATCCTCGCTGACTTCCTGACCATGCAAGAGCATGGACGTGGGAAGAAACTGCATGACATCACCTTTGCCTACCTAGGTGACGCTCGCAATAACATGGGCAACTCACTGATGGTCGGCGCAGCTAAAATGGGCATGGATATTCGTCTTATTGCGCCAAAAGCGTTCTGGCCTGAAGAGGAGCTTGTTGCCACATGTCAGGAAATCGCGCAGCAAACAGGTGCCAAGATCACTCTGACCGAAAGCGTTGAAGAAGGCGTTAAGGGCTGTGACTTCTTGTATACCGATGTTTGGGTATCGATGGGTGAATCTGCAGAAGCTTGGGACGAGCGTGTTGCCCTAATGAAGCCTTACCAAATCAATATGGATGTGATTAAACAGACCGGCAATCCACATGTGAAGTTTATGCACTGTCTACCCGCTTTCCACAATGATGAAACTACAGTCGGTAAAGAAGTGGCTGAGAAATACGGCATGAAAGGTTTGGAAGTGACGGAAGACGTGTTTGAGTCTGAATATTCTATCGTCTTCGATGAAGCAGAAAACCGCATGCACACGATCAAAGCCGTGATGGTGGCAACGCTGGGAAGTTAA